The DNA region GCCGAGGCGCGCCACCGAATCCTCGCAGATCTGCCGACCATGGCGTCCGAACAGGTCGCGCTGACCGAGGGTCACGGCCGGGTGCTGGCCGACGACTTGGCGGCACGCGTGACCCAGCCGCCATTGGCGGTCTCAGCGATGGACGGTTACGCCGTGCGCGCCGAAGACATCGCCGAAGTGCCGGTGGAACTCACCGTGGTCGGCGCGGTCCCGGCCGGCGGCCTCCATGACGGCACGGTCGGCAAGGGCCAAGCGGTCCGCATCTTCACCGGCGCCCCCGTCCCCGACGGGGCCGACGCCATCGTCATCCAGGAGGACACGGACCGAAATGGTGACAAAGTCACCGTGAAGGAAAGCGCCGCCGCCGGACGTTACGTGCGCAAGGCCGGACTCGACTTCGCGAAAGGCGACGTGCTGCTCAAGGCCGGGACGATCCTCACCGCCCGTGACATCGGACTGGCCGCCGCCATGAACCACCCCTGGCTGCAGGTCCGGCGCAGACCCCAGGTCGCGTTGCTGGCGACCGGGGATGAAATCTTCCTGCCCGGCGAGGAACGCGGTGCCACGGGCATCGTCAGTTCCAACACGTTCGCACTCGAAGGGCTCATCCGTGCCGCCGGCGGCGAGCCTGTCACCCTCGGCATCGCACCCGACGACCGGGCCGCGATCAGCGCACTGGCCGAGGGCGCGCGCGGCGCCGACATGCTGGTCACCACCGGCGGCGCGTCGGTCGGCGAGCATGATCTGGTGCAGGATGCCTTGCAGGATATCGGGCTGGAGCTGGATTTCTGGCAAATCGCCATGCGCCCGGGAAAACCATTGATGTTCGGCCGGCTGGGCGATGTGCCCATGCTCGGCTTCCCGGGCAACCCGGTCTCATCGACCGTCTGCGGTGTGCTGTTCCTGAAGCCCGCCCTGGCGAAGATGCTCGGCACGGATGAGACCGAACCGGTCTTCGAGACCGCCACACTGGGCGTCGATCTGGGCGAGAACGATCGGCGCGAGGACTATCTCCGCGCCACGCTGACCCGCGACGGCGACGCGCTGGTGGCCGCGCCCTTCCCCAGGCAGGACAGCTCCATGTTCTCACGCCTGGCCGCATCCGACTGCCTCATCGTCCGCCCGCCCCACGCCCCGGCGGCCAAGGCCGGCGCCAAGGTTGAATTTGTGCGGCTGGGGGACGGGAACGCCCGGATTTAGTCCCCGCATACCCCAAAGGGACAAGCGCGGTTGACGAGTCAAAAGAACATCACTAGAACATGCGTCGATGTTTGCGGTTTGTTCCGTATATTGTGGTACTGCCGCACTTTAGGAAATGTCCGAGACCGGACCGGCTTACTGGGGGCCCTGACAATATGTTGACGCGCAAGCAGCACCAGCTTCTCACCTTCATTAACGAACGGCTCAACGCGACCGGCGTTGCACCCTCCTTCGACGAGATGAAGGACGCCCTCGGGCTCAAGTCCAAATCGGGCATTCACCGGCTGATCACCGGGCTGGAGGAACGCGGCTTCATCCGCCGCCTCGCCCACCGCGCCCGCGCACTCGAAGTGCTGCGCCTGCCCGACGAGACGGGTGTCGGTGCCACGGACGGTCAGCAGGCAGCGGCCTTCTCACCCCAGGTCATCGAGGGCGGCCGGGATAGCGAGACATCTCCCGCCATCGCCCCCTCGGAGATGACCGGCCCGGTATCGTCGGGTGACAGCTCCGGCGCGGCGGAGATCGAATTGCCGTTCCTGGGCAAGATCGCTGCGGGCACGCCCATCGAGGCCCTGCGCGACCCGACGCGCCATATCAGCGTGCCCCCGTCCATGCTCGGGCGCGGCAACCATTACTGTCTCGAGGTCGAAGGCGATTCGATGATCGATGCCGGTATTCTCGATGGCGACACGGTCCTCATCCGGCGCACCGACACCGCCGACAACGGCTCCATCGTGGTGGCGCTGGTCGACGGCCAGGAAGTCACCCTGAAACGCCTGCGCCGACGCAACAATTCGGTGGCACTCGAAGCCGCCAACCCGGCCTACGAGACGCGTATCTTCGGCCCGGACCAGGTCGCAGTGCAGGGCGAACTCGTCGGGCTCCTCCGCCAGTACTAATCTTTCACAATCGGGTTCGGTAACTGGGTCGGACGCATCCAGGGCCGGCCCGGGTTCCGTTCGCGTGCCCGCCAGACCGTGACCGGTCGATTGGCCTCGGACAACCAAATGGCGTGAGCGCCGGACCGCCAGACATCGAAGCGCCCGATGGTCACCGCAGGCCCCTTCGGCCCCCGGCAACTCCGCGGAATCGGCTCACTCGAAATCAGGATATCGGCCCGGCGGCATTCCTCCTCGAATCCGCGCGCATCTTCGACGACCGCCAACGCATACCCACCCATGTCGCCGGTGCAACCCACGTCGTCGCACGTCAGGCCGCCTGCCCTGAACGGCGTAAACCGCGCGACACCCAGGCGTCGCTGCCAGATATCCCGCACGAACGGCGACGCCTGGGGGTTCGAAATATGCGCGTCGCCGGTGGCGGTCCGGACCGCGATAAGGTTCGCATTCGCGGACACCAGAATATCCGGTCGTTCGTCACCACCCGCGGTCGCCAGGCCGGCGACGATCAGGGGAATGCCCGCATACCGCCACCCGCGGCGCCATAAACACAGCCATAAGCCACCAAACGCCGCGAGGATCATCCCGGCGATGGTCGGTTCGGCCACGGTCACCGCCGCACCGGGCCAGGACGCGACCGTGCGCGCAATCCAGAGCACGATTTCCACGCCCCAGCCGAGCGCCGGGAGGATGACCCCTTCGAGGCCCAGCGGCATGAGCAGCAACGCCAGCACTTCCAGCGGCATGACCCATAACGCGGTGATCGGCACCGCCAGCAGGTTTGCGGCCAGCCCCATCGGGGCGAAACGGTTGAAGTGGAACACCGCGAAGG from Alphaproteobacteria bacterium includes:
- the glp gene encoding gephyrin-like molybdotransferase Glp; its protein translation is MPVAEARHRILADLPTMASEQVALTEGHGRVLADDLAARVTQPPLAVSAMDGYAVRAEDIAEVPVELTVVGAVPAGGLHDGTVGKGQAVRIFTGAPVPDGADAIVIQEDTDRNGDKVTVKESAAAGRYVRKAGLDFAKGDVLLKAGTILTARDIGLAAAMNHPWLQVRRRPQVALLATGDEIFLPGEERGATGIVSSNTFALEGLIRAAGGEPVTLGIAPDDRAAISALAEGARGADMLVTTGGASVGEHDLVQDALQDIGLELDFWQIAMRPGKPLMFGRLGDVPMLGFPGNPVSSTVCGVLFLKPALAKMLGTDETEPVFETATLGVDLGENDRREDYLRATLTRDGDALVAAPFPRQDSSMFSRLAASDCLIVRPPHAPAAKAGAKVEFVRLGDGNARI
- the lexA gene encoding transcriptional repressor LexA, with protein sequence MLTRKQHQLLTFINERLNATGVAPSFDEMKDALGLKSKSGIHRLITGLEERGFIRRLAHRARALEVLRLPDETGVGATDGQQAAAFSPQVIEGGRDSETSPAIAPSEMTGPVSSGDSSGAAEIELPFLGKIAAGTPIEALRDPTRHISVPPSMLGRGNHYCLEVEGDSMIDAGILDGDTVLIRRTDTADNGSIVVALVDGQEVTLKRLRRRNNSVALEAANPAYETRIFGPDQVAVQGELVGLLRQY